Proteins co-encoded in one Flavobacteriaceae bacterium MAR_2009_75 genomic window:
- a CDS encoding NTE family protein: protein MLRISVLCFFLLLGVSGMAQNSGDKDVRIGLVLSGGGAKGMAHIGALKVIEEAGIEIDYIGGTSMGAIVGSLYAAGYSAVELDSIFRTIDFTSLIEDNLPRSAKTFYEKEDSERYSITLPFNKFKVSVPSALSGGQNIYNELVRLLYPVKDIVDFSKLPIPFLCIATNVETGEEVLLDSGYLPEAVMASGALPSLFAPAQIDGDLLIDGGVVNNYPIMEVKKMGADIIIGVDVQYGLKDRESLLSATEILLQINNYRTALDMQEKSELTDIYIKPDISGISVIDFNLFNTIIEKGEEAAREKISELEKLRENNTKERFKFNMVEPQDTLQIDRLTIAGSENYSRGYVKGKLRFDTDRAPTFNELRQGVSNLSATGNFQTIHYKILTTGSDQELLLNLIESRNKTFLRLGAHYDNLYQTGAIVNLTQKNLITRDDVTSLDFIIGDNIRYNLQYYVDKGSYWSFGINSSFRETNKEIDFDLIRGNYDIPVSANISTINLDMTDFMNQIYIETVLREEFSFRTGIEHNLLKFSTRTLGRNQEAQTPNDFRIQDGRTFFEKSHFYSVFGGLKLDTYDDKYFPSRGLYFNGDFHLYLLSSDFNDNFKEFSVAKAQIGTAVPIFENLSINIETEGGFKLGTSNVTSYDFVLGGYGTVDINNMVPFFGYDFLSLPGNSFVKVYSRLDYEFAPKNHLMFTANYANVEDDLFRTGEWFTMPSFSGYGLGYGWESFLGPLQVHYSWSPEGKNSNFFFSLGYWF from the coding sequence ATGCTTCGAATAAGCGTATTATGTTTTTTTCTGTTGTTGGGAGTTTCGGGCATGGCCCAGAATTCCGGTGACAAAGATGTAAGAATCGGTCTTGTGCTTAGTGGGGGCGGGGCAAAGGGTATGGCCCATATAGGGGCTTTAAAAGTTATCGAAGAAGCTGGTATAGAAATCGATTATATTGGGGGAACAAGTATGGGGGCAATTGTTGGTTCGCTCTACGCTGCCGGTTATTCGGCGGTAGAACTTGATTCAATTTTTCGAACTATAGATTTTACAAGTCTTATAGAGGATAATCTTCCTAGAAGTGCAAAAACCTTTTATGAAAAGGAAGATTCAGAAAGGTACTCCATTACATTGCCCTTCAACAAATTCAAGGTGTCTGTACCGTCAGCGCTATCGGGGGGGCAAAATATATATAATGAACTGGTAAGATTATTATATCCTGTGAAAGATATAGTTGATTTCAGCAAGCTGCCTATCCCTTTTCTTTGCATAGCTACGAATGTAGAGACGGGGGAAGAGGTTCTTTTAGATAGCGGTTATCTGCCGGAGGCCGTTATGGCCAGTGGAGCCTTGCCGTCTTTGTTCGCTCCTGCACAAATTGATGGAGACCTGCTTATTGATGGAGGGGTGGTCAACAATTATCCGATTATGGAGGTTAAGAAAATGGGGGCGGATATTATCATAGGGGTTGATGTTCAATATGGTCTTAAAGATCGCGAATCTCTTTTGTCGGCTACGGAGATACTTTTGCAAATCAATAATTATCGGACCGCCTTAGACATGCAAGAAAAATCGGAACTCACCGATATTTATATAAAACCGGATATTTCAGGTATTTCGGTCATTGATTTTAACCTGTTCAATACCATAATTGAGAAAGGGGAAGAGGCGGCCCGGGAAAAAATAAGTGAGCTCGAAAAATTAAGAGAAAATAATACGAAAGAACGGTTTAAATTTAATATGGTCGAGCCTCAAGATACGCTTCAAATCGATAGGCTCACGATTGCCGGAAGCGAAAACTATTCTCGGGGTTATGTGAAGGGTAAACTGAGATTTGATACCGATAGGGCACCAACATTTAACGAACTTAGACAAGGGGTGAGTAACTTATCCGCAACGGGCAATTTTCAAACTATTCATTATAAAATTTTAACTACGGGTTCGGACCAAGAACTTTTATTGAATTTAATAGAAAGCCGTAATAAGACCTTTCTAAGGTTAGGAGCTCATTACGACAATCTTTATCAAACTGGTGCTATCGTAAACTTGACCCAGAAAAACCTGATAACCCGTGACGATGTTACTTCGTTAGATTTTATAATTGGCGATAACATACGATACAACCTTCAATATTATGTAGATAAAGGATCGTATTGGAGTTTCGGAATCAATTCGAGTTTTCGTGAAACCAATAAGGAAATTGATTTTGATTTGATACGGGGTAACTATGATATTCCGGTATCGGCAAACATAAGTACTATAAATCTTGACATGACCGATTTTATGAATCAAATTTATATTGAGACAGTGCTGCGTGAAGAATTTTCATTTAGAACGGGTATCGAACATAATCTATTGAAGTTTAGCACAAGAACATTGGGTAGAAATCAAGAGGCGCAAACCCCTAATGATTTTAGAATTCAAGACGGACGCACTTTTTTTGAAAAGAGCCATTTTTATAGTGTATTCGGAGGGCTTAAACTTGATACCTACGATGATAAATATTTCCCTTCTAGAGGGCTTTATTTTAATGGTGATTTCCACCTCTATTTACTTTCTTCTGATTTTAATGACAATTTCAAGGAATTCTCCGTCGCCAAGGCGCAGATAGGTACGGCAGTGCCAATTTTTGAGAATCTCTCGATAAATATAGAGACCGAGGGTGGTTTTAAATTGGGCACATCTAATGTTACCTCTTATGATTTTGTTCTTGGGGGGTACGGTACGGTCGATATCAATAATATGGTACCATTTTTTGGGTACGACTTTTTATCGCTGCCCGGCAATAGTTTTGTCAAAGTATATAGTCGTCTCGATTATGAATTTGCCCCAAAAAATCATCTTATGTTCACTGCCAATTATGCTAATGTCGAAGATGATCTCTTTCGAACGGGAGAGTGGTTCACTATGCCAAGTTTTTCCGGTTACGGCTTAGGTTATGGTTGGGAATCTTTTCTTGGCCCATTGCAAGTTCATTATTCATGGTCTCCTGAAGGCAAGAACAGTAATTTCTTTTTTAGTCTGGGTTATTGGTTTTAA
- a CDS encoding 5-formyltetrahydrofolate cyclo-ligase, producing the protein MTLRDTVTSESLLDSSLSIANRVLQLPLFIWQLDYFHIFLPIVEKKEIDTSFILSILQGKDKHVVLPKMLDNRQLTHYLLTDGTRLKKNQWNVSEPLDGIEIQPSSIDVIFLPLLAYDKKGNRVGYGKGFYDEFLAQCRPDTIKIGLSLFEPEERIDDLDEHDIPLDYCVTPENVYSFSDD; encoded by the coding sequence ATGACTCTTAGAGACACTGTTACCAGTGAATCTTTGTTAGACTCAAGCTTAAGCATCGCCAATCGAGTGCTTCAGTTGCCCCTATTTATTTGGCAACTAGATTACTTTCATATTTTCTTGCCTATAGTCGAAAAAAAAGAGATAGATACCTCTTTTATATTATCTATTCTTCAAGGTAAGGATAAACATGTTGTTTTGCCCAAGATGTTAGATAACCGGCAACTCACTCATTATCTTTTGACAGACGGTACTAGGCTCAAAAAAAACCAATGGAACGTATCTGAACCCCTAGATGGTATCGAAATACAGCCATCGAGCATCGATGTTATCTTTCTACCTCTATTAGCTTATGACAAAAAAGGAAATCGAGTTGGTTACGGGAAAGGGTTTTATGATGAATTTTTAGCTCAATGCAGACCTGACACTATAAAAATCGGTTTATCTCTTTTTGAGCCCGAGGAAAGAATTGATGATTTAGATGAACATGATATTCCACTTGATTATTGCGTAACCCCTGAAAATGTTTATTCATTTTCTGATGACTGA
- a CDS encoding 4-hydroxyphenylpyruvate dioxygenase, which translates to MSTFDNTSLHLPKENLEAEDFLPLLGTDYIELYVGNAKQSAHYYMSAWGFQPLAYAGLETGLKDRVSYVLQQDKIRLVLTSPLKPGGEINRHIDSHGDGVKTIALWVDNAAKSYNETLKRGAESYMEPKTISDDDGEVVLSGIHTYGETVHVFVERKDYKGVFMPGFRAWQPHYQPSSSGLKYVDHIVGNVGWNEMNKWCEFYAKVMGFAQLVSFDDKDISTEYTALMSKVMSNGNGRIKFPINEPADGRKKSQIEEYIEFYNGAGVQHMALATDNIIETVTSLKNRGVEFLTVPSSYYDDVLDRVGEIDEELSPLSELGILIDRDDEGYLLQIFTKPILDRPTMFIEIIQRKGAKSFGKGNFKALFEAIEREQESRGTL; encoded by the coding sequence ATGTCAACATTTGATAATACCTCGTTACACCTGCCTAAAGAGAATCTTGAAGCTGAAGATTTCCTCCCGTTATTAGGCACTGACTATATTGAACTATACGTGGGCAATGCCAAACAATCAGCACACTACTATATGTCTGCTTGGGGCTTTCAGCCTCTCGCTTACGCAGGGCTAGAGACAGGTTTAAAAGACAGGGTCTCTTATGTATTACAGCAAGATAAAATAAGGTTGGTGCTCACCTCTCCTTTGAAACCCGGTGGTGAAATAAACAGACATATAGATTCTCATGGCGACGGGGTGAAGACCATTGCTTTATGGGTCGATAATGCGGCCAAAAGTTATAATGAAACGCTTAAAAGGGGCGCGGAAAGTTATATGGAGCCTAAAACAATAAGTGATGACGATGGTGAAGTGGTACTTTCCGGAATTCATACCTATGGCGAAACAGTTCACGTATTTGTAGAGCGTAAAGATTACAAGGGTGTATTTATGCCTGGTTTTCGTGCCTGGCAACCGCATTATCAACCGTCTTCAAGTGGCCTTAAGTATGTGGATCATATCGTTGGTAACGTAGGTTGGAACGAAATGAACAAATGGTGCGAGTTCTATGCCAAAGTAATGGGTTTTGCCCAACTTGTATCTTTCGATGACAAAGATATATCTACAGAGTATACCGCTCTCATGAGTAAAGTTATGAGCAATGGTAATGGTAGGATTAAGTTTCCTATAAACGAACCTGCCGACGGCCGTAAAAAATCTCAAATAGAGGAATATATCGAATTCTATAATGGTGCAGGAGTACAGCATATGGCGCTAGCTACAGATAATATCATTGAAACTGTAACTTCATTAAAAAATCGAGGAGTAGAATTTTTGACCGTTCCATCAAGTTATTATGATGATGTGCTCGATCGCGTGGGTGAAATAGACGAAGAGTTATCCCCGCTGAGTGAATTAGGTATTCTAATAGACAGGGATGATGAAGGCTATCTACTTCAGATTTTTACCAAACCTATTCTCGATCGGCCTACTATGTTCATAGAGATAATACAGAGAAAGGGTGCTAAATCGTTTGGTAAAGGTAATTTTAAAGCGCTGTTCGAAGCGATTGAGAGAGAGCAAGAATCAAGAGGCACTCTTTAA
- a CDS encoding excinuclease ABC subunit C — protein MPQVPIEIQLSTLPKSPGVYQFYDADEKILYVGKAKDLKKRVSSYFTKNHEYGKTRVMVKKIKRIKHIVVPTESDALLLENNLIKKYRPRYNVLLKDDKSYPWICIKNERFPRIFPTRKLIKDGSEYYGPYTSMKTVRTLLELIKSVYPLRTCNYDLSQEKIENGKYKVCLEYHLGNCKGPCEDKQSADDYHAQIADIREIIKGNFKSSLQYFKKEMKSLAEEMRFEEAQSIKDKVEVLENYQVKSTIVNPKINNVDVFSIISDESHAYVNFLQLSHGSIIRSHTLEIKKKLDETNEELLTLAIIEIRQRFNSQSKELYLPFEVTVEEGLRISLPKLGDKKKILDLSERNARFFRQERFKQIKIVDPDRHTNRIMAQMQKDLRLSEEPRHIECFDNSNIQGSNPVAACVVFKNGKPSKKEYRHYNIKTVEGPDDFASMEEVVFRRYKRLLAEDEPLPQLIVIDGGKGQLSSALRSLDVLGLRGKIAIIGIAKRLEEIYFPEDPVPLYLDKRSESLKIIQQLRNEAHRFGITFHRRKRSKAAINSELESIEGVGEKTAQDLLKSFKSVKRIKEASIENLAKTVGMARAQKIYETFH, from the coding sequence ATGCCCCAAGTTCCCATAGAAATTCAGCTAAGTACCTTGCCTAAAAGCCCTGGTGTATATCAGTTTTATGACGCGGACGAAAAAATACTTTATGTTGGTAAGGCTAAAGACCTGAAGAAAAGGGTCAGTTCATATTTTACTAAAAATCATGAGTACGGCAAGACCAGGGTAATGGTAAAAAAGATAAAGCGTATAAAGCATATAGTTGTACCAACTGAATCTGACGCCCTTCTACTTGAAAACAACTTGATCAAAAAGTATCGACCTAGGTATAATGTATTGTTGAAAGACGACAAATCATATCCGTGGATATGTATTAAAAATGAACGCTTTCCTAGAATATTTCCAACCCGAAAATTAATTAAAGACGGGTCTGAATATTACGGACCTTATACAAGTATGAAGACTGTACGCACATTGCTAGAACTTATAAAAAGTGTCTATCCATTGCGCACTTGTAATTACGATTTATCCCAAGAAAAAATAGAAAATGGAAAGTATAAAGTATGCTTAGAATATCATTTGGGCAATTGCAAAGGCCCATGTGAAGATAAACAGAGTGCAGACGATTATCACGCGCAAATAGCGGATATAAGAGAAATTATAAAGGGTAATTTTAAATCTTCTTTACAGTATTTCAAGAAAGAAATGAAATCTTTAGCTGAAGAGATGAGATTTGAAGAGGCTCAAAGTATTAAGGATAAAGTTGAAGTGCTTGAAAATTACCAAGTAAAGTCAACAATTGTAAATCCGAAAATCAATAATGTTGATGTCTTCTCGATAATATCAGATGAGTCGCATGCCTATGTTAATTTTTTGCAGCTCTCTCATGGCTCGATTATTCGTTCGCATACACTAGAGATCAAAAAGAAACTTGATGAAACTAATGAAGAACTTTTAACTCTTGCTATAATTGAAATTAGACAACGCTTTAATTCGCAATCAAAAGAACTTTACCTACCTTTTGAAGTGACGGTTGAAGAGGGGTTACGAATTAGTTTGCCGAAATTGGGCGATAAAAAGAAGATATTAGATTTATCGGAAAGAAACGCTAGATTTTTTAGACAGGAAAGATTCAAGCAAATAAAAATCGTCGACCCAGATAGGCATACTAACCGTATAATGGCCCAAATGCAAAAAGACTTACGCTTGTCTGAAGAGCCTCGACACATCGAATGTTTCGATAATAGTAATATTCAGGGATCAAACCCTGTTGCGGCTTGTGTGGTTTTTAAGAACGGAAAGCCTTCAAAGAAAGAATACCGTCATTATAATATTAAAACGGTCGAGGGTCCTGATGATTTTGCATCGATGGAAGAGGTGGTTTTTAGGCGATACAAACGACTGTTGGCAGAAGATGAGCCGTTACCACAGTTAATTGTGATTGACGGCGGAAAAGGTCAATTGTCTTCTGCTCTAAGAAGTCTAGATGTTTTGGGCTTACGAGGTAAGATAGCTATAATCGGCATAGCCAAACGGTTAGAAGAAATTTACTTTCCTGAAGACCCCGTGCCGTTATATTTAGATAAGCGATCCGAGTCTTTAAAAATTATTCAACAGTTAAGAAACGAAGCGCACAGGTTCGGCATAACTTTTCATAGAAGAAAAAGAAGCAAGGCGGCTATTAATTCTGAATTGGAAAGTATCGAGGGCGTAGGTGAGAAGACCGCACAAGATTTGTTGAAGAGTTTTAAGTCGGTCAAAAGAATAAAAGAAGCGTCTATCGAGAATTTGGCGAAAACGGTAGGAATGGCCAGGGCACAAAAAATTTATGAAACCTTTCATTAG
- a CDS encoding signal peptidase II, with product MGLKKSLLLIIAVLLIDQISKVYIKTHFVLGESIEVFSWFKILFIENSGAAWGAKLSDFLPLSEPVGKLILTVFRLFAVAGIGYWLYDTIKKQSSKILILAVSLIFAGALGNIIDSVFYGVIFNDSYQQVATAFSEEPYGGFFYGKVVDMLYFPLIDTTWPEWVPYFGGNDFRFFEPVFNIADMAISTGVGILIVFNKKAFGKLDDETGEDNDNQSSENE from the coding sequence ATGGGTCTAAAAAAATCGTTATTGCTTATTATTGCCGTTCTTCTTATAGATCAAATAAGCAAAGTTTATATAAAGACACATTTTGTTCTCGGTGAATCAATCGAGGTTTTTAGTTGGTTCAAAATATTGTTCATAGAAAATTCTGGTGCAGCCTGGGGTGCCAAGCTAAGCGATTTTTTACCCCTTTCAGAGCCTGTCGGTAAATTAATTCTAACAGTTTTTAGACTTTTTGCGGTTGCTGGTATCGGTTATTGGTTATACGACACTATTAAAAAACAGAGTTCAAAGATTCTTATTTTAGCTGTGTCTTTAATCTTTGCGGGTGCTTTGGGTAATATTATCGATTCCGTTTTTTACGGAGTGATATTTAACGACAGTTACCAGCAAGTGGCCACTGCTTTTTCAGAAGAGCCGTACGGAGGCTTTTTTTACGGTAAAGTTGTAGATATGCTTTACTTTCCATTGATAGATACTACGTGGCCCGAATGGGTGCCCTATTTTGGCGGAAACGATTTTCGTTTTTTTGAGCCTGTTTTCAATATAGCCGATATGGCCATCAGTACGGGGGTCGGTATACTTATTGTTTTCAATAAAAAAGCTTTTGGTAAGTTAGACGATGAAACCGGTGAAGACAATGATAATCAGTCATCAGAAAATGAATAA